The following are from one region of the Nicotiana tabacum cultivar K326 chromosome 3, ASM71507v2, whole genome shotgun sequence genome:
- the LOC107770799 gene encoding 3-hydroxy-3-methylglutaryl-coenzyme A reductase, whose amino-acid sequence MDVRRRSEKPAYPTKEFAAGEKPLKPHKQQQEQDNSLLIASDALPLPLYLTNGLFFTMFFSVMYYLLSRWREKIRNSTPLHVVTFSELVAIASLIASVIYLLGFFGIGFVQSFVSRDNNDECWDVEDENDEQFLLEEDSRRGPATTLGCTAVPPPPALQIVPMVPPQPSKVAAMSEKPAPLVTPAASEEDEEIIKSVVQGKMPSYSLESKLGDCKRAASIRKEALQRITGKSLEGLPLEGFDYESILGQCCEMPIGYVQIPVGIAGPLLLDGREYSVPMATTEGCLVASTNRGCKAIYASGGATSVLLRDGMTRAPCVRFGTAKRAAELKFFVEDPVKFETLAAVFNQSSRFARLQRIQCAIAGKNLYMRFVCSTGDAMGMNMVSKGVQNVLDYLQNEYPDMDVIGISGNFCSDKKPAAVNWIEGRGKSVVCEAIITEEVVKKVLKTEVAALVELNMLKNLTGSAMAGALGGFNAHASNIVSAVYIATGQDPAQNIESSHCITMMEAVNDGKDLHVSVTMPSIEVGTVGGGTQLASQSACLNLLGVKGANREVPGSNARLLATIVAGSVLAGELSLMSAISAGQLVKSHMKYNRSTKDVTKASS is encoded by the exons ATGGACGTTCGCCGGAGATCTGAGAAGCCTGCATATCCAACCAAAGAATTTGCCGCCGGCGAAAAACCTCTCAAACCCCacaaacaacaacaagaacagGACAACTCCCTTCTCATTGCCTCCGATGCCCTCCCACTCCCTTTGTACCTCACAAATGGGTTGTTTTTCACCATGTTTTTCTCCGTTATGTATTATCTTCTCAGCAGGTGGCGTGAGAAAATCAGGAACTCCACTCCTCTCCACGTGGTTACTTTTTCTGAATTAGTTGCCATTGCTTCATTGATTGCTTCCGTGATTTATCTTCTGGGGTTCTTCGGGATCGGGTTTGTTCAGTCGTTCGTTTCCAGGGATAATAATGATGAATGTTGGGATGTTGAGGATGAAAACGATGAGCAATTTCTCTTGGAAGAAGATAGTCGTCGTGGACCTGCAACTACTCTTGGCTGCACTGCTGTTCCACCACCACCTGCTCTACAAATTGTCCCAATGGTACCACCGCAACCTTCCAAGGTCGCAGCTATGTCCGAAAAACCTGCGCCCTTGGTTACACCAGCAGCGTCTGAGGAAGACGAGGAGATCATTAAATCCGTGGTGCAGGGGAAAATGCCGTCGTACTCTTTGGAATCGAAACTCGGTGATTGTAAGAGAGCTGCTTCCATTCGTAAAGAGGCGTTGCAGAGGATTACGGGGAAGTCTCTAGAAGGGCTCCCTCTGGAGGGATTTGATTATGAATCCATTCTTGGGCAGTGCTGTGAGATGCCAATCGGTTACGTGCAGATACCCGTTGGAATAGCCGGGCCGTTGTTGCTCGACGGGAGAGAGTATTCGGTACCAATGGCAACCACTGAAGGATGTTTAGTGGCTAGCACCAACAGGGGTTGCAAGGCTATCTATGCTTCTGGCGGTGCCACTAGCGTGTTGCTCCGCGATGGGATGACCAGAGCACCTTGTGTCAGGTTTGGCACTGCCAAAAGGGCGGCGGAGTTGAAGTTCTTTGTTGAAGATCCTGTCAAATTTGAGACACTTGCTGCTGTTTTCAACCA GTCAAGCAGATTTGCCAGATTACAAAGGATTCAATGCGCAATTGCGGGAAAGAATCTATACATGAGATTTGTGTGTAGCACTGGTGATGCAATGGGAATGAACATGGTGTCAAAAGGTGTACAAAATGTTCTTGATTACCTCCAGAATGAATATCCCGACATGGATGTCATCGGCATATCTG GGAACTTTTGCTCGGACAAGAAGCCAGCAGCAGTTAACTGGATTGAGGGGAGAGGAAAGTCTGTAGTTTGTGAGGCAATTATCACggaagaggtggtgaagaaagtTCTTAAAACTGAGGTTGCTGCTCTTGTGGAGCTGAACATGCTTAAAAATCTTACTGGCTCTGCGATGGCTGGTGCACTTGGTGGTTTCAATGCCCACGCCAGCAATATCGTCTCAGCTGTGTATATAGCAACTGGTCAGGACCCAGCTCAGAACATAGAGAGCTCTCATTGTATCACTATGATGGAGGCTGTAAATGATGGCAAGGACCTCCATGTTTCTGTTACAATGCCTTCCATTGAG GTTGGTACTGTTGGAGGTGGAACTCAGCTTGCTTCTCAGTCAGCTTGCTTGAACTTATTGGGAGTGAAAGGTGCCAACAGAGAGGTACCAGGGTCAAATGCAAGACTCTTGGCCACAATAGTTGCTGGTTCTGTTCTTGCTGGGGAGTTATCCCTCATGTCAGCTATCTCAGCTGGGCAGCTGGTTAAGAGCCACATGAAATACAACAGATCTACCAAAGATGTCACAAAGGCATCCTCCTAA